From one Culex quinquefasciatus strain JHB chromosome 3, VPISU_Cqui_1.0_pri_paternal, whole genome shotgun sequence genomic stretch:
- the LOC119769001 gene encoding myb-like protein D, giving the protein MGSNGLATSIEMFRKGTSFTDWSDRLAYTFHANQVAADRQKSHFMTICGPFLFSQLKLHYSKDELDKASYADIVLKLKQKLDKTEPDLVQRFRFSQRNQQPDESNEDFVQAVKLQAEFCGFGAFKDVAIMDRVLAGLLDGNLKENLLKEEGLTLDKMDKFITTWNIAKRNVNALNNQNSCANFGQFNYPPPEMVNQVRRPVHERLGSHPYNNRQHSNTHNNYYRSGFNRNNNRYNNNRSGQNNHQHRAQNTHNTQRSVRFQGDNRNNNQRNTNTNNNNRFNNRTERVKPDYSETVCDYCGKLGHIKRGASPGRICVVML; this is encoded by the coding sequence ATGGGTTCGAACGGGTTAGCTACCTCTATTGAGATGTTTAGGAAGGGTACGTCATTTACGGACTGGTCAGATCGACTGGCCTATacctttcacgcaaatcaagttGCGGCTGATCGCCAAAAATCGCATTTCATGACGATTTGCGGACCGTTTCTTTTTTCTCAATTAAAGCTGCACTACAGCAAAGATGAGCTGGATAAAGCCTCTTATGCTGATATTGtgttaaaattgaaacaaaaattggacaaaACGGAGCCGGACTTAGTCCAGCGCTTTCGTTTTAGTCAGCGAAACCAGCAACCTGATGAATCCAATGAGGATTTCGTGCAGGCGGTCAAGCTGCAGGCGGAATTCTGTGGTTTTGGTGCGTTTAAGGACGTGGCCATAATGGACAGAGTTCTGGCGGGTCTTCTTGACGGGAATTTGAAGGAGAATTTGTTGAAGGAGGAGGGGTTGACTTTGGACAAGATGGACAAGTTCATCACAACATGGAACATAGCAAAACGTAACGTGAATGCACTTAACAATCAAAACTCTTGTGCTAATTTTGGACAATTTAACTACCCTCCACCTGAAATGGTCAACCAAGTTCGAAGACCGGTGCACGAGAGGTTAGGTTCACATCCCTACAACAATAGACAACACTCAAACACACATAACAACTATTACAGATCGGGCTTCAATAGAAACAATAATAGATACAACAACAATAGATCGGGTCAAAATAATCATCAGCATCGCGCACAAAATACACATAACACACAACGTTCAGTCAGATTTCAAGGTGATAACCGTAATAACAATCAAagaaacacaaacacaaacaacaacaacagattCAATAATCGAACTGAGAGGGTTAAGCCTGATTATTCTGAGACTGTTTGCGATTATTGTGGGAAACTGGGGCACATTAAAAGAGGTGCTTCACCTGGAAGAATTTGCGTCGTGATGCTGTGA
- the LOC119768851 gene encoding uncharacterized protein LOC119768851 — protein MRRLRMLKATPSGTKVSAGSAVWLAHRDQLKPHYQQQGERPNLMTPFEKSTPDAAVVDLDVEMLNLDEDMLGAGYGGSGLFRGFPEAATARSRSRKRDASAAELPAVCLRRSKRNRKPVSNSEFIYD, from the exons ATGAGGAGACTTCGGATGCTGAAAGCTACTCCGAGTGGAACCAAG GTGTCGGCTGGAAGCGCGGTGTGGCTAGCGCATCGCGATCAGCTTAAACCACATTACCAGCAACAAGGCGAACGGCCGAACCTGATGACGCCGTTCGAGAAGTCTACGCCGGACGCGGCAGTGGTGGATTTGGACGTTGAGATGCTGAATTTAGACGAAGATATGTTGGGGGCCGGATACGGCGGAAGCGGCTTGTTCCGGGGTTTCCCGGAAGCTGCAACGGCACGATCCAGAAGCCGGAAGCGAGACGCATCCGCGGCGGAATTGCCGGCGGTCTGCCTTCGGCGCTCGAAGAGAAACAGGAAGCCTGTTTCGAacagtgaattcatttatgattAA
- the LOC6033835 gene encoding polyadenylate-binding protein, cytoplasmic and nuclear: MSRPSLNSSLEKTATNLTNLFVKNLHEAIDDGRLREEFSRCGLVTSAKVMRLENGVSRGYGFVCFRTPYEAQRAIFLMNGRILDGKPLFVGIAQKKEERKKVLEAQFRKGKTEKELQEETRQRKLALVQAMGIGFLYPKIFAKIESVMMELGEDDLGRIASSASLTKQKITEAAKVVEAIGK, encoded by the exons ATGAG CCGCCCCTCCTTGAACTCCTCGCTGGAAAAAACTGCGACCAATCTAACGAACCTGTTTGTGAAGAATCTGCACGAAGCGATCGACGACGGGCGCCTCCGGGAGGAGTTTTCCCGCTGCGGGCTCGTGACCTCGGCCAAGGTGATGCGGCTGGAGAATGGCGTGTCCCGCGGGTACGGCTTCGTTTGCTTCCGCACTCCGTACGAGGCCCAGCGGGCAATTTTCCTGATGAACGGGCGGATTCTGGACGGCAAGCCGCTGTTTGTTGGGATTGCGCAGAAAAAAGAGGAGCGCAAGAAGGTGTTGGAGGCGCAGTTCCGAAAGGGGAAAACCGAGAAGGAGCTGCAGGAAGAGACCCGGCAGCGAAAGCTGGCGCTCGTGCAGGCCATGGGGATTGGGTTTCTGTATCCGAAGATCTTTGCAAAGATTGAATCGGTAATGATGGAGTTGGGCGAGGATGACTTGGGGCGCATCGCCAGTTCGGCGAGCCTGACCAAGCAGAAAATTACGGAAGCGGCCAAAGTCGTGGAGGCGATTGGCAAATAG